The proteins below are encoded in one region of Rana temporaria chromosome 2, aRanTem1.1, whole genome shotgun sequence:
- the LOC120929280 gene encoding keratin, type II cytoskeletal cochleal-like: protein MSHHSILASSGHKHFSSCSVALPKHSRSHSFLSHSSKHSEHGHKTQHHFTSASLHNVGSKGHKISVGSIHLGKGGHGHKSGFGVGSLGHGFGSSSCSGGINPVTINEGLLAPLNLEIDPSIQRVRTEEKNQIKGLNNKFASFIDKVRFLEQQNKMLETKWSLLQEQNTARCQIEPLFEVFINNLRRQLDNLECERARLDAERNSAEGSLDEIRRRYEEELNRRTAAENEFVALKRDVNSAFMNKAELQANVDSLTDEINFLRTLYDAEINQLQAQISDTSVVVSMDNSRDLDLDSIIAEVRAQYEEIANRSRAEAEAMYQSRFDELRLAAGRNGNNLQNSRNEIAELTQTIQRVKGEIECAKSQRAALEAAINEAEEQGEAAIKDAKHKLAELEAALQKAKQDMARQLREYQELMNVKLALDIEIATYKKMLEGEEHRLTGEGHVNISVVHSSTGGKHHSGGHHGGHHQHYHHKGGFSSASHTSKIKHHSSHGHHC from the exons ATGTCCCACCACTCAATCCTGGCTTCTTCTGGACACAAGCACTTCAGTTCCTGTTCTGTTGCTTTACCCAAACATTCCAGATCACACAGCTTCCTATCACACTCTTCTAAACATAGTGAACATGGTCACAAGACCCAGCATCACTTTACCAGTGCAAGTCTACATAATGTGGGTTCAAAAGGACATAAGATATCAGTTGGAAGTATTCATCTAGGTAAAGGTGGTCATGGACATAAATCTGGATTTGGTGTTGGTTCTCTTGGTCATGGATTTGGTAGTTCATCTTGTTCTGGAGGGATCAACCCTGTTACTATAAATGAAGGTCTACTGGCTCCTCTCAACTTGGAAATTGACCCAAGTATTCAAAGAGTGAGGACAGAGGAGAAGAATCAGATCAAAGGTCTCAACAATAAATTTGCCTCTTTCATTGATAAG GTGAGATTCCTAGAACAGCAGAACAAGATGCTGGAGACCAAATGGTCTTTACTGCAAGAGCAGAATACAGCCAGGTGTCAGATTGAACCTCTGTTTGAGGTATTTATTAACAATCTCAGGAGACAGCTGGACAATCTGGAATGTGAGAGAGCTCGTTTGGATGCAGAGAGGAACAGTGCGGAGGGATCACTGGATGAAATAAGGAGAAG ATATGAAGAAGAACTTAACAGGCGCACAGCAGCAGAGAATGAGTTTGTTGCACTGAAGAGA GATGTCAATTCAGCATTTATGAATAAGGCTGAGCTGCAGGCAAATGTCGATTCCCTCACTGATGAGATCAACTTCCTGAGGACTCTGTATGATGCA GAGATTAATCAGCTCCAAGCTCAGATCTCAGACACTTCAGTGGTTGTGTCAATGGACAATAGCCGAGACCTTGACCTGGATAGTATCATTGCTGAGGTCAGAGCTCAATACGAAGAGATTGCTAACAGAAGCAGAGCTGAGGCTGAGGCCATGTATCAGTCAAGG TTTGATGAGCTTCGTTTGGCAGCTGGAAGGAATGGAAACAATCTACAGAACAGTAGAAATGAAATTGCTGAGCTCACTCAGACAATTCAGAGGGTTAAAGGGGAGATTGAGTGTGCTAAATCTCag CGTGCTGCACTGGAAGCCGCCATTAATGAAGCTGAGGAACAAGGTGAAGCCGCTATCAAAGATGCCAAACATAAGCTAGCTGAATTAGAGGCTGCCCTACAGAAGGCCAAGCAGGACATGGCTCGCCAACTAAGGGAATACCAGGAACTGATGAATGTCAAACTGGCTTTGGATATTGAGATTGCTACATATAAGAAGATGTTGGAGGGAGAGGAGCATAG ATTGACTGGTGAAGGCCATGTGAACATAT CTGTTGTGCACTCCAGTACTGGAGGAAAGCATCACTCAGGAGGCCACCATGGTGGACATCATCAACATTATCACCACAAGGGAGGATTCAGCTCTGCCAGCCATACTTCCAAAATAAAGCACCACTCTAGCCACGGGCACCATTGCTGA